One segment of Brassica napus cultivar Da-Ae chromosome C3, Da-Ae, whole genome shotgun sequence DNA contains the following:
- the LOC106419154 gene encoding translin-associated protein X-like isoform X4 encodes MYENEKRERVVKASRDITMNIKKVIFQVHSKDNKEEVLEKAGKDLEAVREQHFARLMKELQGTDFWKLRRAYSPGVQEYVEDATFYKFGMSGTLCTLDEINSTLLPLSDPSLEPLQINILDYILGLADMTRELMRMAIGRISDGEVKFAQRICQFVRQIHRELLLVVPQMDDSYDMKSKMEVMLQSVIKIENGFTQTN; translated from the exons ATGTATGAG AATGAGAAACGAGAGAGAGTGGTGAAGGCAAGTCGTGATATCACTATGAACATCAAAAAAGTCATCTTTCAAGTTCACAG TAAAGACAACAAAGAAGAGGTTCTGGAGAAAGCAGGGAAAGATTTAGAAGCAGTGAGGGAACAACACTTTGCCCGGCTGATGAAAGAGCTTCAAGGAACTGATTTTTGGAAGCTCCGGCGAGCTTACTCCCCAGGG GTGCAGGAATATGTTGAAGATGCAACGTTTTATAAGTTCGGCATGTCCGGAACACTCTGTACTCTAGATGAGATTAACTCTACGCTTTTACCGCTTAGTGACCCTTCTCTAGAGCCACTGCAGATCAACATCCTTGACTATATTCTCGGG CTTGCAGATATGACTAGAGAGCTAATGAGGATGGCGATTGGTAGAATATCAGATGGTGAAGTCAAGTTCGCGCAGAGGATTTGTCAGTTTGTCAGACAGATTCACAGGGAACTGTTGCTGGTCGTGCCTCAGATGGATGATAGTTATGACATGAAGTCAAAGATGGAAGTGATGCTTCAAAGTGTGATCAAAATTGAGAATG GTTTCACACAGACGAACTAG
- the LOC106419154 gene encoding translin-associated protein X-like isoform X5 — MNIKKVIFQVHRLSKDNKEEVLEKAGKDLEAVREQHFARLMKELQGTDFWKLRRAYSPGVQEYVEDATFYKFGMSGTLCTLDEINSTLLPLSDPSLEPLQINILDYILGLADMTRELMRMAIGRISDGEVKFAQRICQFVRQIHRELLLVVPQMDDSYDMKSKMEVMLQSVIKIENGFTQTN, encoded by the exons ATGAACATCAAAAAAGTCATCTTTCAAGTTCACAG ACTCAGTAAAGACAACAAAGAAGAGGTTCTGGAGAAAGCAGGGAAAGATTTAGAAGCAGTGAGGGAACAACACTTTGCCCGGCTGATGAAAGAGCTTCAAGGAACTGATTTTTGGAAGCTCCGGCGAGCTTACTCCCCAGGG GTGCAGGAATATGTTGAAGATGCAACGTTTTATAAGTTCGGCATGTCCGGAACACTCTGTACTCTAGATGAGATTAACTCTACGCTTTTACCGCTTAGTGACCCTTCTCTAGAGCCACTGCAGATCAACATCCTTGACTATATTCTCGGG CTTGCAGATATGACTAGAGAGCTAATGAGGATGGCGATTGGTAGAATATCAGATGGTGAAGTCAAGTTCGCGCAGAGGATTTGTCAGTTTGTCAGACAGATTCACAGGGAACTGTTGCTGGTCGTGCCTCAGATGGATGATAGTTATGACATGAAGTCAAAGATGGAAGTGATGCTTCAAAGTGTGATCAAAATTGAGAATG GTTTCACACAGACGAACTAG
- the LOC106419154 gene encoding translin-associated protein X-like isoform X2, protein MSIGLITLSMGMILAFFLMELMLMPWLRRLGGIRRSSVLKEFPALISLNEKRERVVKASRDITMNIKKVIFQVHRLSKDNKEEVLEKAGKDLEAVREQHFARLMKELQGTDFWKLRRAYSPGVQEYVEDATFYKFGMSGTLCTLDEINSTLLPLSDPSLEPLQINILDYILGLADMTRELMRMAIGRISDGEVKFAQRICQFVRQIHRELLLVVPQMDDSYDMKSKMEVMLQSVIKIENGFTQTN, encoded by the exons ATGAGTATCGGATTGATTACATTATCCATGGGGATGATCCTTGCGTTCTTCCTGATGGAACTGATGCTTATGCCTTGGCTAAGAAGGCTGGGAGGTATAAGAAGATCAAGCGTACTGAAGGAGTTTCCAGCACTGATATCGTtg AATGAGAAACGAGAGAGAGTGGTGAAGGCAAGTCGTGATATCACTATGAACATCAAAAAAGTCATCTTTCAAGTTCACAG ACTCAGTAAAGACAACAAAGAAGAGGTTCTGGAGAAAGCAGGGAAAGATTTAGAAGCAGTGAGGGAACAACACTTTGCCCGGCTGATGAAAGAGCTTCAAGGAACTGATTTTTGGAAGCTCCGGCGAGCTTACTCCCCAGGG GTGCAGGAATATGTTGAAGATGCAACGTTTTATAAGTTCGGCATGTCCGGAACACTCTGTACTCTAGATGAGATTAACTCTACGCTTTTACCGCTTAGTGACCCTTCTCTAGAGCCACTGCAGATCAACATCCTTGACTATATTCTCGGG CTTGCAGATATGACTAGAGAGCTAATGAGGATGGCGATTGGTAGAATATCAGATGGTGAAGTCAAGTTCGCGCAGAGGATTTGTCAGTTTGTCAGACAGATTCACAGGGAACTGTTGCTGGTCGTGCCTCAGATGGATGATAGTTATGACATGAAGTCAAAGATGGAAGTGATGCTTCAAAGTGTGATCAAAATTGAGAATG GTTTCACACAGACGAACTAG
- the LOC106419154 gene encoding translin-associated protein X-like isoform X3, protein MYENEKRERVVKASRDITMNIKKVIFQVHRLSKDNKEEVLEKAGKDLEAVREQHFARLMKELQGTDFWKLRRAYSPGVQEYVEDATFYKFGMSGTLCTLDEINSTLLPLSDPSLEPLQINILDYILGLADMTRELMRMAIGRISDGEVKFAQRICQFVRQIHRELLLVVPQMDDSYDMKSKMEVMLQSVIKIENGFTQTN, encoded by the exons ATGTATGAG AATGAGAAACGAGAGAGAGTGGTGAAGGCAAGTCGTGATATCACTATGAACATCAAAAAAGTCATCTTTCAAGTTCACAG ACTCAGTAAAGACAACAAAGAAGAGGTTCTGGAGAAAGCAGGGAAAGATTTAGAAGCAGTGAGGGAACAACACTTTGCCCGGCTGATGAAAGAGCTTCAAGGAACTGATTTTTGGAAGCTCCGGCGAGCTTACTCCCCAGGG GTGCAGGAATATGTTGAAGATGCAACGTTTTATAAGTTCGGCATGTCCGGAACACTCTGTACTCTAGATGAGATTAACTCTACGCTTTTACCGCTTAGTGACCCTTCTCTAGAGCCACTGCAGATCAACATCCTTGACTATATTCTCGGG CTTGCAGATATGACTAGAGAGCTAATGAGGATGGCGATTGGTAGAATATCAGATGGTGAAGTCAAGTTCGCGCAGAGGATTTGTCAGTTTGTCAGACAGATTCACAGGGAACTGTTGCTGGTCGTGCCTCAGATGGATGATAGTTATGACATGAAGTCAAAGATGGAAGTGATGCTTCAAAGTGTGATCAAAATTGAGAATG GTTTCACACAGACGAACTAG
- the LOC106419154 gene encoding translin-associated protein X-like isoform X1, with protein MSIGLITLSMGMILAFFLMELMLMPWLRRLGGIRRSSVLKEFPALISLNEKRERVVKASRDITMNIKKVIFQVHSKDNKEEVLEKAGKDLEAVREQHFARLMKELQGTDFWKLRRAYSPGVQEYVEDATFYKFGMSGTLCTLDEINSTLLPLSDPSLEPLQINILDYILGLADMTRELMRMAIGRISDGEVKFAQRICQFVRQIHRELLLVVPQMDDSYDMKSKMEVMLQSVIKIENGFTQTN; from the exons ATGAGTATCGGATTGATTACATTATCCATGGGGATGATCCTTGCGTTCTTCCTGATGGAACTGATGCTTATGCCTTGGCTAAGAAGGCTGGGAGGTATAAGAAGATCAAGCGTACTGAAGGAGTTTCCAGCACTGATATCGTtg AATGAGAAACGAGAGAGAGTGGTGAAGGCAAGTCGTGATATCACTATGAACATCAAAAAAGTCATCTTTCAAGTTCACAG TAAAGACAACAAAGAAGAGGTTCTGGAGAAAGCAGGGAAAGATTTAGAAGCAGTGAGGGAACAACACTTTGCCCGGCTGATGAAAGAGCTTCAAGGAACTGATTTTTGGAAGCTCCGGCGAGCTTACTCCCCAGGG GTGCAGGAATATGTTGAAGATGCAACGTTTTATAAGTTCGGCATGTCCGGAACACTCTGTACTCTAGATGAGATTAACTCTACGCTTTTACCGCTTAGTGACCCTTCTCTAGAGCCACTGCAGATCAACATCCTTGACTATATTCTCGGG CTTGCAGATATGACTAGAGAGCTAATGAGGATGGCGATTGGTAGAATATCAGATGGTGAAGTCAAGTTCGCGCAGAGGATTTGTCAGTTTGTCAGACAGATTCACAGGGAACTGTTGCTGGTCGTGCCTCAGATGGATGATAGTTATGACATGAAGTCAAAGATGGAAGTGATGCTTCAAAGTGTGATCAAAATTGAGAATG GTTTCACACAGACGAACTAG